The proteins below are encoded in one region of Tachypleus tridentatus isolate NWPU-2018 chromosome 4, ASM421037v1, whole genome shotgun sequence:
- the ND-24 gene encoding NADH dehydrogenase ubiquinone, with product MLLSSVRTAVNGKLFCARSGLQMFRAFHRCAPCLSENTLFVHRDTDINNPATVFDFTSENLKRVKAILSIYPEGHKSAAVIPLLDLAQRQHGWLPISAMHKVADMLDMPRMRVYEVATFYTMFNRSPIGKYHVQVCTTTPCMLCGAEELLDCVKQKLGIKEGETTKDGLFTLSVVECLGACVNAPMMQINDNYYEDLTLKDAEEIIDDLKAGNKPKAGPRNGRFASEPLGGLTSLTEPPKGPGFGVRSDL from the coding sequence ATGTTGCTGTCATCTGTTAGAACAGCTGTAAATGGGAAGCTTTTTTGTGCCAGATCAGGTTTGCAGATGTTCCGAGCATTTCACAGATGTGCACCCTGTCTTAGTGAAAATACTCTGTTTGTTCATCGTGATACTGATATAAATAACCCTGCTACTGTATTTGATTTTACCTCTGAGAACCTGAAGCGAGTCAAGGCTATCTTGAGCATCTATCCAGAAGGACACAAGTCAGCTGCTGTCATTCCTTTGCTTGATTTAGCTCAGCGACAACATGGATGGCTTCCAATATCAGCAATGCATAAAGTTGCTGATATGTTAGATATGCCAAGAATGAGAGTGTATGAAGTTGCTACTTTTTACACAATGTTTAATCGTAGTCCTATAGGGAAGTATCATGTGCAGGTTTGTACCACTACTCCTTGTATGCTGTGTGGAGCAGAGGAGTTACTTGACTGTGTTAAGCAGAAACTGGGTATCAAAGAAGGGGAGACCACTAAAGATGGATTATTTACTCTTAGTGTGGTTGAATGTTTGGGTGCCTGTGTGAATGCTCCCATGATGCAAATAAATGACAATTATTATGAAGATTTAACCCTAAAAGATGCAGAAGAAATTATTGACGATCTGAAAGCAGGAAATAAACCTAAGGCTGGACCTCGTAATGGTCGATTTGCTTCTGAGCCCCTTGGTGGTTTGACATCCCTGACAGAACCCCCAAAAGGACCAGGATTTGGGGTTAGGTCAGATCTGTGA
- the LOC143248944 gene encoding 2-amino-1-hydroxyethylphosphonate dioxygenase (glycine-forming)-like, producing MTEVEVVNKVFTLFEKYGNRDYLGEPVTQTQHMLQCARLAENGGFPTEVVLGALFHDIGHLVGMDEDLDTMVTNETCLGAQSHEVVGERFLKELGFPSTITDLVRGHVDAKRYLVFSNMEYYKKLSDASKLTLVHQGGAMTPEEAQVFSNSPSFDSILLIRSWDDQAKDPKIQVKPLDHYKKVCLEYMENLQKNINT from the exons ATGACAGAGGTTGAAGTGGTGAACAAAGTTTTTACATTGTTTGAGAAATATGGAAATCGTGATTACCTTGGGGAACCTGTAACTCAGACACAACATATGCTTCAGTGCGCCAGACTGGCCGAAAATGGTGGCTTTCCAACAGAG GTAGTGCTGGGAGCCTTATTTCATGATATAGGCCACCTTGTGGGAATGGACGAAGATTTAGATACAATGGTGACTAATGAGACGTGTCTTGGAGCTCAGAGTCATGAAGTAGTGGGCGAAAGATTTTTGAAAGAGCTTGGCTTCCCATCAACCATAACAGACTTAGTTCGAGGACACGTGGATGCCAAAAGATATTTGGTGTTCAGTAATATGGAATATTACAAGA AACTTTCAGATGCTAGTAAGCTAACGTTGGTCCACCAAGGAGGAGCTATGACCCCTGAAGAAGCTCAAGTATTTTCAAACAGTCCAAGTTTTGATAGTATTTTACTGATTCGAAGCTGGGATGACCAAGCAAAGGATCCCAAAATTCAAGTTAAACCTTTAGATCATTACAAGAAAGTTTGTTTAGAATATATGGAAAACTTGCAAAAGAACATAAATACTTAG